One region of Haloprofundus salilacus genomic DNA includes:
- a CDS encoding NusA-like transcription termination signal-binding factor produces MRVTLSDDARRYLGAFDEETGASATDCLVYDDRIVVLVGAGEMGKAIGPGGKTVKRLERKLGRNVELVEDADTAEAFVASALAPATVRHVTISDQNDRVAYVEVDDDDRGVAIGKRGQNIETARTLARRHYDIDDIQLT; encoded by the coding sequence ATGCGCGTCACGCTGTCGGACGACGCCCGCCGCTACCTCGGCGCGTTCGACGAGGAGACCGGCGCGAGCGCCACTGACTGCCTCGTCTACGACGACCGAATCGTCGTGCTCGTCGGCGCAGGAGAGATGGGCAAAGCCATCGGTCCCGGCGGGAAGACGGTGAAGCGACTCGAACGCAAACTCGGCCGGAACGTCGAACTCGTCGAGGACGCCGACACCGCGGAGGCGTTCGTCGCTAGCGCGCTCGCGCCGGCGACGGTCCGCCACGTGACCATCAGCGACCAGAACGACCGTGTCGCCTATGTCGAGGTGGACGACGACGACCGCGGCGTCGCCATCGGTAAGCGCGGCCAGAACATCGAGACGGCGCGGACGCTGGCCCGCCGTCACTACGACATCGACGACATCCAGTTGACGTAG
- the rpoA2 gene encoding DNA-directed RNA polymerase subunit A'', with protein sequence MTEITDDIEAVVEDTELPRRLKNRVYRTIEERDDVSVEQADYIARAVEVRYLDTRVDPLDPVGTVSAQSIGEPGTQMTMNTFHYAGVAEIDVTQGLPRLIELVDARKTPDTPMMTVHLEDEYAEDREKAHEVVWSIEASKILALGDVSTNVADMIVQVDLNDETLMERWPRASDVEEVAGEIAETIEDALGVTTQQVGTVVEFGPDQPSYRKLLQLVEELRDVVFKGIEEVTRVVIRKEKTDEGEEFVLYTEGSAFGDVLAIEGVDASRTTCNNIHEIHRNLGVEAAREAIINETMETLEEQGLDDVNVRHLMLVADIMTNRGTIESIGRHGISGSKESVLARAAFEVTVNHLLDAAIHGEEDDLNGVIENVIVGKPVAIGTGDVDLRMGSFSANTEQPSDD encoded by the coding sequence ATGACTGAGATCACAGACGACATCGAGGCCGTCGTCGAGGACACCGAGCTCCCGCGACGCCTCAAGAACCGGGTGTACCGCACCATCGAAGAACGCGACGACGTGAGCGTCGAACAGGCGGACTACATCGCCCGCGCTGTCGAGGTCCGCTACCTCGACACGCGCGTCGACCCGCTGGACCCCGTCGGCACCGTCTCCGCGCAGTCCATCGGCGAGCCGGGGACGCAGATGACGATGAACACGTTCCACTACGCGGGCGTCGCCGAGATCGACGTGACGCAGGGGCTGCCCCGACTCATCGAGCTCGTGGACGCGCGGAAGACGCCGGACACGCCGATGATGACGGTCCACCTCGAAGACGAGTACGCCGAGGACCGCGAGAAGGCCCACGAGGTCGTCTGGAGCATCGAGGCGTCCAAAATCTTGGCGCTCGGCGACGTGTCGACGAACGTCGCCGACATGATCGTGCAGGTCGACCTCAACGACGAAACGCTGATGGAGCGGTGGCCACGCGCCTCGGACGTCGAGGAGGTCGCCGGCGAGATCGCCGAGACCATCGAAGACGCGCTGGGCGTCACGACCCAGCAGGTCGGCACCGTCGTCGAGTTCGGTCCCGACCAGCCGAGCTACCGGAAACTGCTGCAGCTGGTCGAGGAACTCCGCGACGTGGTGTTCAAAGGCATCGAGGAGGTCACCCGCGTCGTCATCCGCAAGGAGAAAACCGACGAGGGCGAGGAGTTCGTCCTCTACACCGAGGGCTCCGCGTTCGGCGACGTACTCGCTATCGAAGGCGTCGACGCCTCGCGGACGACGTGTAACAACATCCACGAGATTCACCGTAACCTCGGCGTCGAGGCCGCCCGCGAGGCCATCATCAACGAGACGATGGAGACGCTCGAAGAGCAGGGTCTCGACGACGTGAACGTTCGCCACCTGATGCTCGTCGCCGACATCATGACGAACCGCGGCACCATCGAGTCCATCGGCCGCCACGGCATCTCGGGGTCGAAGGAGTCCGTCCTCGCGCGCGCGGCGTTCGAGGTGACGGTCAACCACCTGCTCGACGCCGCCATCCACGGCGAGGAGGACGACCTCAACGGCGTCATCGAGAACGTCATCGTCGGCAAGCCGGTCGCTATCGGCACCGGCGACGTCGACCTCCGGATGGGCTCGTTCAGCGCGAACACCGAACAGCCGTCGGACGACTGA
- a CDS encoding DNA-directed RNA polymerase subunit A', whose protein sequence is MSLQTPKEIGGIRFGLMDPETYRDMSATKVITADTYDDDGYPIDMGLMDPRLGVIDPGLECRTCGQHSGSCNGHFGHIELAAPVIHVGFTKLIRRLLRSTCRNCGRLALTDEEQAEFRTRMQRAEELSEDWSDVMKAAVRQARKAKRCPHCGEPQHDIKHEKPTTYYEVQDVLSGEYSELIAEAMQPDEEEEREGMAPQELAEKTDIDLQRINQILSGEFRPRKEDRKAIEKALSIDLTVEDMNKLMPSDIRDWFEDIPDDDMETLGVDAERARPEWMILTVLPVPPVTARPSITLDNGQRSEDDLTHKLVDIIRINQRFMENREAGAPQLIIEDLWELLQYHVTTFVDNEISGTPPARHRSGRPLKTLSQRLKGKEGRFRGSLSGKRVNFSARTVISPDPTLSLNEVGVPDRVASEMTQTMNVTERNIEEARQYVRNGPESHPGANYVKRPDGRRLKVTEKNCEELAEKIELGWEVNRHLVDGDIVIFNRQPSLHRMSIMAHEVVVMPYKTFRLNTVVCPPYNADFDGDEMNMHALQNEEARAEARVLMRVQEQMLSPRFGENIIGAIQDHISGTYLLTHENPRFTETQALDLLRATRVDELPEPDGEEEGEAYWTGHSIFSELLPDDLSLEFSSSTGDDVVIEDGQLVSGTIDEDAVGAFGGEIVDTITKVYSETRARVFVNEISALAMRAIMHFGFSIGIDDESIPEEAGEQVDEAIENAYERIEELIETYDAGELESLPGRTVDETLEMKIMQTLGKARDSAGEIADDHFGDDNPAVIMARSGARGSMLNLTQMAGCVGQQAVRGERINRGYEDRTLSHYKPNDLSAEAHGFVENSYRGGLTPREFFFHAMGGREGLVDTAVRTSKSGYLQRRLINALSELETQYDGTVRDTSGTIVQFEFGEDGTSPVKVSSSKDNDIDVDGIADRVLDAEFDDEATRAQFLSREEPATNLSEHAEPRLSEAQTREVESDD, encoded by the coding sequence ATGTCATTGCAAACACCGAAAGAGATCGGCGGCATCCGCTTCGGGCTGATGGACCCGGAGACGTATCGCGACATGTCCGCGACGAAGGTCATCACCGCGGACACCTACGACGACGACGGCTACCCCATCGACATGGGGTTGATGGACCCCCGACTGGGTGTCATCGACCCCGGTCTGGAGTGTCGGACCTGCGGGCAGCACTCGGGGTCGTGTAACGGCCACTTCGGCCACATCGAACTGGCCGCTCCCGTCATCCACGTCGGGTTCACCAAACTCATCCGACGGCTCCTGCGCTCGACCTGCCGAAACTGCGGGCGACTCGCGCTAACCGACGAGGAGCAAGCGGAGTTCCGCACCCGCATGCAGCGAGCCGAGGAACTCAGCGAGGACTGGAGCGACGTGATGAAGGCCGCGGTTCGACAGGCGCGGAAAGCCAAGCGCTGCCCGCACTGCGGCGAACCGCAGCACGACATCAAACACGAGAAGCCGACGACGTACTACGAGGTTCAGGACGTGCTCTCGGGGGAGTACTCCGAACTAATCGCCGAGGCGATGCAGCCCGACGAGGAGGAAGAGCGCGAGGGGATGGCCCCGCAGGAACTGGCGGAGAAGACCGACATCGACCTCCAGCGCATCAACCAGATTCTCTCCGGCGAGTTTCGTCCGCGCAAGGAAGACCGCAAGGCCATCGAGAAAGCGCTCAGCATCGACCTCACTGTCGAGGACATGAACAAGCTGATGCCCTCGGACATCCGCGACTGGTTCGAGGACATCCCCGACGACGACATGGAGACACTCGGCGTCGACGCCGAGCGCGCGCGCCCCGAGTGGATGATTCTCACGGTGCTTCCGGTGCCGCCGGTGACGGCGCGCCCCTCCATTACGCTCGACAATGGTCAGCGTTCGGAGGACGACCTCACCCACAAGCTGGTCGACATCATCCGTATCAACCAGCGGTTCATGGAGAACCGCGAGGCCGGCGCCCCGCAGTTGATTATCGAGGACCTCTGGGAACTGCTGCAGTACCACGTCACGACCTTCGTCGACAACGAAATCTCGGGGACGCCCCCGGCGCGACATCGTTCGGGCCGTCCGCTGAAGACGCTCAGCCAGCGCCTGAAAGGGAAGGAGGGTCGCTTCCGCGGGTCGCTCTCCGGGAAGCGCGTCAACTTCTCGGCGCGTACCGTCATCTCGCCGGACCCGACGCTCTCTCTGAACGAAGTCGGCGTCCCCGACCGGGTCGCCTCGGAGATGACACAGACGATGAACGTCACCGAGCGCAACATCGAGGAAGCCCGGCAGTACGTGCGCAACGGCCCCGAGAGCCACCCGGGTGCGAACTACGTCAAGCGCCCCGACGGTCGCCGGCTGAAGGTGACCGAGAAGAACTGCGAGGAACTCGCAGAGAAGATCGAACTCGGCTGGGAGGTCAACCGCCACCTCGTCGACGGCGACATCGTCATCTTCAACCGACAGCCGTCGCTGCACCGGATGTCCATCATGGCCCATGAGGTGGTCGTGATGCCGTACAAGACGTTCCGGCTCAACACAGTCGTCTGTCCGCCGTACAACGCCGACTTCGACGGCGACGAGATGAACATGCACGCGCTGCAGAACGAGGAGGCCCGCGCGGAGGCGCGCGTCCTCATGCGCGTCCAAGAGCAGATGCTCAGCCCGCGCTTCGGCGAGAACATTATCGGCGCGATTCAGGACCACATCTCCGGAACCTACCTGCTGACCCACGAGAACCCCCGATTCACGGAGACGCAGGCGCTGGACCTGCTGCGTGCGACCCGCGTAGACGAACTGCCTGAACCGGACGGCGAGGAAGAGGGCGAGGCGTACTGGACCGGCCACTCGATCTTCTCGGAACTGCTGCCGGACGACCTCTCGCTCGAGTTCAGCAGTTCGACGGGCGACGACGTGGTCATCGAGGACGGCCAACTCGTGAGCGGCACCATCGACGAGGACGCCGTCGGCGCGTTCGGCGGCGAGATCGTCGACACGATCACGAAGGTGTACTCGGAGACGCGTGCTCGCGTGTTCGTCAACGAGATTTCCGCGCTGGCGATGCGCGCCATCATGCACTTCGGCTTCTCCATCGGCATCGACGACGAGTCGATTCCGGAGGAGGCGGGAGAGCAGGTCGACGAAGCCATCGAGAACGCCTATGAGCGCATCGAGGAACTCATCGAGACGTACGACGCGGGCGAACTCGAATCGCTGCCGGGCCGCACCGTCGACGAGACGCTGGAGATGAAGATCATGCAGACGCTCGGCAAGGCGCGCGACTCCGCCGGTGAGATCGCCGACGACCACTTCGGCGACGACAACCCTGCGGTCATCATGGCACGCTCCGGCGCTCGCGGGTCGATGCTGAACCTCACGCAGATGGCCGGCTGCGTCGGCCAGCAGGCGGTTCGGGGCGAGCGCATCAACCGCGGCTACGAGGACCGCACCCTCAGCCACTACAAGCCGAACGACCTCTCGGCGGAGGCGCACGGCTTCGTGGAAAACTCCTACCGCGGCGGCCTGACGCCGCGGGAGTTCTTCTTCCACGCGATGGGCGGCCGCGAAGGGCTCGTCGACACGGCGGTCCGGACCTCCAAGTCCGGCTACCTGCAGCGTCGGCTCATCAACGCGCTCTCCGAACTGGAGACGCAGTACGACGGTACCGTCCGAGACACCTCGGGCACCATCGTCCAGTTCGAGTTCGGCGAGGACGGCACCTCGCCGGTGAAGGTGTCCTCCTCGAAGGACAACGACATCGACGTCGATGGCATCGCCGACCGCGTGTTGGACGCCGAGTTCGACGACGAGGCGACCCGAGCGCAGTTCCTCTCGCGCGAAGAACCCGCGACGAATCTGTCGGAACACGCCGAGCCCCGGCTCAGCGAGGCGCAGACGAGAGAGGTAGAATCCGATGACTGA